The following are from one region of the Thermoflexus hugenholtzii JAD2 genome:
- the trmFO gene encoding methylenetetrahydrofolate--tRNA-(uracil(54)-C(5))-methyltransferase (FADH(2)-oxidizing) TrmFO, with protein sequence MEPELIVIGGGLAGSEAAWQAAQRGVRVALYEMRPRRFTPAHTTPWLAEIICSNSLGSDERENASGLLKAELRRLGSLLMACADRTAVPAGKALAVDRELFARCVTEHIERHPLITVIREEVTEIPDRPCIIASGPLTSDALAAAIQRLTGQEYLYFYDAISPIVAADSIDMSICFRGSRYGRGQDPEGDYLNCPMTKEEYEAFVEALIQAETIELRDFEKEDPRFFEACLPIEVLARRGRDALAYGPLRPTGLIDPRTGRMPYAVVQLRRDNRAGTMYSMVGFQTNLKWPEQRRVFRMIPGLQNAEFLRYGQMHRNTYINAPALLEPTMQFRGRPDLFFAGQITGAEGYVGNIATGLVAGVNAARLLRGKPPLVFPVTTMIGALCDYLARADPRDFQPMKANFGLLPPLERPVRDKRARALAYARRALSDLERFWTESGEAEHAVLPPSEAAS encoded by the coding sequence GTGGAGCCGGAGCTGATCGTCATCGGTGGGGGGCTGGCGGGCTCGGAGGCGGCCTGGCAGGCGGCCCAGCGCGGGGTCCGCGTTGCCCTGTATGAGATGCGGCCCCGGCGCTTCACGCCGGCCCACACCACCCCCTGGCTGGCGGAGATCATCTGCTCGAACTCCCTGGGGTCGGATGAGCGGGAGAACGCCTCAGGGTTGCTCAAGGCGGAGCTGCGCCGCCTGGGCTCGCTGTTGATGGCCTGCGCCGATCGCACCGCCGTGCCCGCCGGGAAGGCCCTGGCGGTGGATCGGGAGCTGTTCGCCCGCTGCGTCACCGAGCACATCGAACGTCATCCCTTGATCACGGTCATCCGGGAGGAGGTGACGGAGATCCCGGATCGCCCGTGTATTATCGCCAGCGGGCCGCTGACCTCGGACGCGCTGGCCGCTGCGATCCAGCGCCTGACCGGTCAGGAGTATCTTTACTTCTATGATGCCATCTCCCCCATCGTGGCCGCCGATTCGATTGACATGTCCATCTGCTTCCGGGGCTCCCGCTACGGCCGGGGCCAGGATCCCGAGGGGGATTACCTCAACTGTCCGATGACGAAGGAGGAATACGAGGCCTTTGTGGAGGCCCTGATCCAAGCGGAGACCATTGAGCTGCGGGACTTCGAGAAAGAGGACCCGCGGTTTTTCGAGGCCTGTCTGCCCATCGAGGTGCTGGCCAGGCGGGGGCGGGACGCTCTGGCCTACGGGCCGTTGCGGCCCACTGGCCTGATCGATCCCCGGACGGGCCGGATGCCCTATGCGGTGGTCCAGCTGCGGCGGGACAACCGGGCGGGGACGATGTATAGCATGGTGGGGTTCCAGACCAACCTGAAGTGGCCGGAGCAGCGGCGGGTGTTCCGGATGATCCCGGGGCTGCAGAACGCGGAGTTCCTGCGCTACGGTCAGATGCACCGGAACACCTACATCAACGCGCCGGCCCTGCTAGAGCCGACCATGCAGTTCCGGGGACGCCCGGACCTGTTCTTCGCCGGTCAGATCACGGGGGCGGAGGGCTATGTGGGCAACATCGCCACTGGGCTGGTGGCGGGGGTGAACGCCGCCCGCCTGCTGCGGGGGAAGCCTCCCCTCGTCTTCCCGGTCACCACGATGATCGGAGCGCTGTGCGATTACTTGGCCCGGGCGGACCCGCGGGATTTCCAGCCGATGAAGGCCAACTTCGGGCTGCTGCCGCCCCTGGAGCGGCCGGTGCGGGACAAGCGGGCGCGGGCCCTGGCCTACGCCCGGCGCGCCCTCTCCGACCTGGAGCGTTTCTGGACGGAGAGCGGCGAGGCGGAACACGCTGTCCTTCCACCCTCGGAGGCGGCATCATGA
- a CDS encoding ComEA family DNA-binding protein, which yields MAQEVGPRGRAGGSRWETAREVVVLAATLASFLASVWLLRRPAPAPIRIIPPPTPAPTLTPTPKWIQVYLTGAVQAPGVYTVPQGLRIWMLLEQAGGALPSADLERVNLAAPLMDGMHLHIPRRGEEASASPTPGPLLDLNTASVEELDRLPGIGPRAAQAIVDYRLKHGPFRRVEDLLNVPGIGPATLERIRPWVTVSPAP from the coding sequence ATGGCGCAGGAGGTCGGCCCGAGGGGACGAGCCGGAGGCTCCCGCTGGGAGACGGCGCGGGAGGTGGTGGTGCTGGCGGCCACCCTGGCCAGCTTCCTGGCCAGCGTCTGGCTGCTCCGGCGCCCGGCCCCCGCGCCCATCCGGATCATCCCGCCCCCGACCCCGGCCCCGACCCTGACCCCCACCCCGAAGTGGATCCAGGTCTACCTGACCGGCGCGGTGCAGGCGCCCGGGGTCTACACCGTCCCGCAAGGGCTTCGGATCTGGATGCTTCTGGAGCAGGCAGGGGGGGCCCTGCCGTCGGCGGACCTGGAGCGGGTGAACCTGGCAGCGCCCCTTATGGATGGCATGCATCTGCACATCCCCCGGCGAGGAGAGGAGGCCTCGGCGTCGCCCACGCCGGGGCCTCTTCTGGACCTCAACACAGCCTCGGTGGAGGAGCTGGACCGGCTGCCGGGCATCGGGCCGCGGGCGGCCCAGGCCATCGTGGATTACCGGCTCAAGCACGGCCCCTTCCGCCGGGTGGAGGATCTCCTCAACGTCCCCGGGATCGGCCCGGCCACCCTGGAGCGCATCCGCCCGTGGGTGACGGTCTCCCCCGCGCCGTAA
- a CDS encoding InlB B-repeat-containing protein produces the protein MPTPLPDRTNAINELAVAAVLWDLYADGAEPWDRLADGLAGIFSVTASLDVPTFGLLDFQEWPAVDAFWAAWKAWRPETICEAGRIFTAHFIPHGPYSLTVHAAPPEGGAARVVAGRACADGAYPEGEEVRLQAQPRPGWAFAGWIGADATDPDDIAVVTMTNPGSSPPPSGSSPRPPQLPPLLLPAVCG, from the coding sequence ATGCCTACACCACTGCCCGACAGAACCAACGCCATCAACGAGCTGGCCGTGGCCGCTGTCCTCTGGGATCTCTATGCTGATGGTGCCGAACCCTGGGACCGCCTTGCCGACGGCCTCGCCGGGATCTTCTCGGTCACCGCCAGCCTCGATGTGCCCACTTTTGGCCTTCTCGACTTCCAAGAATGGCCGGCGGTGGATGCCTTCTGGGCGGCCTGGAAGGCCTGGCGGCCGGAGACGATCTGCGAGGCGGGACGGATCTTCACCGCCCATTTCATCCCCCACGGGCCCTACTCGTTAACGGTGCACGCCGCCCCTCCGGAGGGCGGAGCCGCCCGGGTGGTGGCCGGCCGAGCCTGCGCCGATGGCGCTTACCCGGAAGGAGAGGAGGTGCGCCTGCAGGCCCAACCCCGGCCCGGCTGGGCCTTCGCCGGCTGGATCGGCGCCGACGCCACCGACCCTGACGACATAGCGGTGGTCACCATGACCAATCCCGGGTCATCACCGCCACCTTCCGGCTCCTCCCCACGCCCACCCCAACTCCCTCCCCTCCTCCTACCGGCCGTGTGCGGGTGA